Proteins co-encoded in one Acanthopagrus latus isolate v.2019 chromosome 10, fAcaLat1.1, whole genome shotgun sequence genomic window:
- the badb gene encoding BCL2 associated agonist of cell death b — translation MAANFSISSDSDSEPSEEVEEGEHSQSPAEEGQQVSQRHALTLPELRMAGRIRLNSESKASTVSRDVELQARVEDEAGTPTDGAPFRGRSKSAPPALWAAKKYGRQLRRMSDEFDSLLDKGEMRKVKSAGTPKQMHHSRSWWSYLFSHQEMEGENNHHENHTHRTE, via the exons ATGGCTGCAAACTTTAGCATTTCCAGCGACAGCGACTCAGAGCCCTCGGAGGAGGTAGAGGAAGGAGAACACAGCCAATCACCAGCCGAAGAAGGGCAGCAGGTGTCCCAGCGCCACGCCCTCACCCTACCTGAGCTCAGGATGGCAG GTCGAATCAGGCTGAACTCAGAATCCAAAGCTTCCACTGTCTCCAGGGACGTGGAGCTCCAGGCGAGGGTTGAAGACGAGGCCGGTACGCCCACCGATGGAGCGCCGTTCAGGGGGCGGTCCAAGTCGGCTCCCCCTGCTTTATGGGCGGCCAAGAAATACGGCCGGCAACTCCGAAGGATGAGTGACGAGTTCGACAGCCTACTAGACAAAGGG GAGATGAGGAAGGTGAAGAGTGCTGGGACGCCCAAACAGATGCACCACTcgaggagctggtggagctaCCTCTTCAGCCAccaggagatggagggagagaacaaCCACCATGAAAACCACACACACC